AGCGGGCATGACCTGCAATCATACTGTTATAGGGACAAATAGATTGTGCAGTTTCACTTCCTAATAATTCGGCGGCGCTTATTAAACAGATCCGGTAATATCGTTTGTGATACGCACTGCCACTCAATTTTATCGATAGCAACGCCCTGTTTGGCAAAATAATCTGACAGCGCTGACTGACAGTGCCGAAGAACCTCAACAGCACAATCCGCTTCCAATGTCAGCAACCACTCAGTCTGAGTTAGCCGATAATCACTGGTTAGCGGCAGAGTATTAGCAATGATCCGCGAACAAGGATCAGCGAATATACTCACTGTTTCCCCTGCCAGCGCAGGTAAAATTAGCTGATCATCATTGCGTCCTTCTATGCGCTCTATCGCCAATGCAGGATTGCCACAAGCACATGGGGTTTTCTTCACCACTAAAATATCATCAAGCTTGTAACGCACAATGGGTTGGGTTTCCCGTGTAAAATCGGTAATGATCGGGTTAAAACGCGATTCATCGATCCATTTTGGCTCAATATGCAGAAACTCTTCATTAAGATGCAGCGTCCCATGCGAGCAAGTACACGCCAGAAAGCCTTCCGTTGCCTGATAAATTTCGCCCACTTCCCTGAATACGGTTTTCAATAGTTGGCGATCTTGCGGCTCCAGCACTTCTGCCACCGAGATTACTTTAACTGACGGCAATGATGTTTCGCCTTGTTGGAGCTTCAATGCCAGCGCACGCAATACTTGAGCCGGTGCCACGATAATCGTTGGTTTATACTCCGCTAACGCTTGTATTTGCTGATTAAAGTCAGCGAACAAGTCAAAAAAACGGAAGGATATCCAACGGTTCTGGACACTATCATAGAGATTGTTCCCCGCCCGTAAGAACAGTGCCACTCGCTCACCGTGGAATAAGCCATTTGGCAGCATTTTGGCAAGCATGGTTCCTGCCCAGATGCTCCGCTCTTTCGGGCTGGCAACAAAAATACCTCGCTGCCCTGATGTACCCGATGACATGCCAACGCTGAATTTGCCGACTGTTGGTTTGAAATTTCGTGATTGTTCGCTTAGCCGTGCACATGCCAAAAGTTCATCGCGCTTGAGAGCGGCCGTATTCATCTGGTCGAAATTTTCCATCATGATGGCTTTATTCATAAGCGGATATTCTGCCAGCGGTAAATCACCGTATAAGGAAAAATAAGGGCTTTTCGCCAGAATCTGATGCCTGAATCTCGCCAATTCTCGCCATTGATGTTGTTCAAGCTGCTGTCGGTTGGCAAATTTCCACCGTTTTCTGGCTCGCCAATAGTACCAAAGCGTTTTAAATATCATGCCAAATCTCCTTCATGACATAGCTGGATAGGGATCTGTTTTTGGTCAACGTGGTGCAGCTTATGCAATGTCTCGTAATAAGCCCGGCTGTCATCCATAATGATATTCGCCAACTTTGCAGGCCCACGCAGTTCACGGTAATTGGTGGGAGACCAGGCGGCATCTCCCGCCAGCAATATCCAACCCTGTTCAGTTAATACGCAAAGGCCAAGATGTCCTGCCGCATGGCCGGGTAGTGGAACAATAAATATCTGCTGCTGGCTCTCTGGCACCGCATAACCTTCCCCTAATACCGCCAATTCTTCTGGCAACGGGCGAGTTTCAAACCCCTCATAAAAACTGACTCTGGATTCGAAATCTTCCGGAATTAACCCTCGCACAAAGGCTTTTTTCAGCGCAGCAAAACCCCGTAAGTGGCGGGTTTGCTGCCAACCTGCCCCTGAGCAGATAAATTTGGTCTGCGGAAAATCCCGTAATCCGGCAATATGATCACCATGAAAGTGAGAAATGATGATGCCATCGATATCATGTGCCTGAATTCCTTTCTCTTTTAGTTGCATCACTA
The sequence above is drawn from the Xenorhabdus ishibashii genome and encodes:
- a CDS encoding F390 synthetase-related protein: MIFKTLWYYWRARKRWKFANRQQLEQHQWRELARFRHQILAKSPYFSLYGDLPLAEYPLMNKAIMMENFDQMNTAALKRDELLACARLSEQSRNFKPTVGKFSVGMSSGTSGQRGIFVASPKERSIWAGTMLAKMLPNGLFHGERVALFLRAGNNLYDSVQNRWISFRFFDLFADFNQQIQALAEYKPTIIVAPAQVLRALALKLQQGETSLPSVKVISVAEVLEPQDRQLLKTVFREVGEIYQATEGFLACTCSHGTLHLNEEFLHIEPKWIDESRFNPIITDFTRETQPIVRYKLDDILVVKKTPCACGNPALAIERIEGRNDDQLILPALAGETVSIFADPCSRIIANTLPLTSDYRLTQTEWLLTLEADCAVEVLRHCQSALSDYFAKQGVAIDKIEWQCVSQTILPDLFNKRRRIIRK
- a CDS encoding MBL fold metallo-hydrolase yields the protein MVKIQVFEAGYCTHPGCVALKGASFRVCKFPARAWLLECNDKRWLLDTGYANHFYDHTRSGIIRLYRTVTPVYFDTKDSLVMQLKEKGIQAHDIDGIIISHFHGDHIAGLRDFPQTKFICSGAGWQQTRHLRGFAALKKAFVRGLIPEDFESRVSFYEGFETRPLPEELAVLGEGYAVPESQQQIFIVPLPGHAAGHLGLCVLTEQGWILLAGDAAWSPTNYRELRGPAKLANIIMDDSRAYYETLHKLHHVDQKQIPIQLCHEGDLA